In Acidobacteriota bacterium, the genomic window AGATCGCGATTTTTCTGAGCTCGGTGCGATCGGTGCGATCAGGCGAGATCCGGGCGAGGATCCCGTCCGCCCCGGTGGCATCGACGAGGAATCGGGCATCGAAGGTCTTCTTTTCACCGCTCCGGGTGGCCTCGAGCCGAACCCGCTCCGGATCGTCGAGATCAACGGACGTGACCGTCCACCCCTCGAGGAGCTCGGCGCCTCGCTCGACTGCCGTGTCGAGCAGCATCTGATCGAACGACGATCGCCGCACCTGGAAGGCCATGTGGTATTTGTCCGGAAGGTAGGTCGAGAACCGGAACTTCTGAGAGACCCTCTTGCAGCCGGTGTTGAATTCGGCGCCGTATTTCTCGACGAAGTCGCCCTCCAGGACCTTGTCCCACACGCCCAGCTTCTCGAAGACGTCGTTGTTGTAGGGGAGGAGACTCTCGCCGATCTGAAAACGTGGAAACGAAGCCCTTTCGATCAGCATCACCGAGAGGCCTTTTTCACGGAGAAAGGAAGCCGCGGTGGAACCGGCGGGCCCCGCCCCGACGACGGCGACGTCGAAGGGAGCTCGATCAGTCATGAAAAACCATCTGTCGAAGTTGTAGCATAAGGTCGTGAATGTCACCAGAAACCGGTCGGCGGAACCGGATGTGGAGAGGTCCGAGTGAGTCGGGTTTCGTCAATTGCATATTCATTCGAGCGGCTCGTGGCGCAAGCGCCTCAGCTGCCTGCCATCCACGACGGGGAGCGCAGTCATAGCCGGATCGAAATACTCGAACAATCTGCTTCGGTCGGGAATTCACTCCGGGGCGCCGGTCTCGGCGAAGGGGCAGTCGTTGCAGTGCAGATGCGGAACTCGGCGGCTTTGATCGCAGCCTACCTGGCCGGTTTCAGAGAACGGTTCGTCCTGGTCCCGGTCGATCGTGACGCCAAACCGGCGGAACTGAAAACCACGATCGATTCGTTCGGCGTGGAAGCGATCGTCATCCAGCCCGATGGCCATGTAAAGATCGAGCGCGTCGGCAATCGTGGCGCTGCCCCTGTTCCTGCCGGCACCGCGCTGATCAAGCTGACCTCCGGCTCGTCCGGTTATCCCCGGGGAGTTGCGACGAGCGAGGCGAATCTGAAGGCCGATTGCGAGTCGATCTCCTCGACGATGGGAATCGGATCCGACGATGTGAATCTGGGTGCCATTCCGCTCTCTCACTCCTACGGATTCTCCAACGTCGTGATGCCCCTTTTTCTCCAGGGCACTGCGGCGGTGTTGTCGAACGACTACATGCCGCACTCGGTTCTCGACCTGAGCAATCGGGGCGGATGCACGGTCGTGCCGGGCATTCCCCTGATGTTCGACCATCTCTCGGCCCTTCCCGTCGGGGAAGGAGATTTCCGCACCGTCAGGGTGTTCCTTTCGGCGGGGGCTCCGCTCAAGCCTGCGACCTCCAGAGCGTTCCGCCACCGTTTCGGGATCGACATTCATACTTTTTACGGAGCCAGCGAGTGCGGAGGCATCGCCTACGATCGGAATGGAGGCGCGGTTGAGGCCGGCTCGGTGGGGACGGCGATGGAGGGGGTCGAGTTGAGCTTCGATCGCGAGGGAGTGCTCGAGGTGACGAGCCCCGCCGTCGCGCTCGGGTACATCGGGGCGAGCGAGGAGGAATCCTCCCGTTTTCACGACGGCATGTTCAGGACCGGCGACTACGCCGAGCTCGATGCTGACGGCCGGCTCCGCCTGCTCGGAAGGGTAGGGGATCTGATCAATGTCGCCGGGCGGAAGGTCAATCCGAGGGAAGTCGAGCGGATCGTCTGCGAGCTCGACGGCGTTCGCGACTGCCGCGTCTTTGGTGTGGAAGCGGGGGCTCGGGGGGAAGTCGTCGCGGCTGCAGTGGTGACCACCGGTTCGGTCTCGGTCAGGGACGTCCGCCGATGGTGTGCCGCGCGGCTCTCGAGACACAAGGTCCCGCGGGTCGTGAAGTTGATCGATTCGATCCCGGTGGACGAACGCGGAAAGATCCGGAAGAGCGAGCTGCTCGCCCTCGATTGATCGCGCGATCGTCGGCTAGACTCCCGACATGATCGACCGACCGCTTGATGGGGACCTCGAGGAGTTTCGGCGAGCGGCGCATGCCACCGTCGACTGGATCGCCGACTATCTCGCGACCCAGCGGGATCGCCCCGTGCTGTCGACTCTTCCTCCGGGGTCGGTCTCGTCGAGGGTTCGTCCACCGACGCGAGGGGGGCGATCCTACGAAGAGCTCCTGGCCGAGCTGCGGGAGGTGATCGTTCCCGGCGTCACCCACTGGAACCATCCTTCGTTCCATGCCTATTTTTCGATCACCGGGTCCGGCGCCGGCATTCTGGGCGAGCTGTTGTCCGCAGCGTTCAACGTCAACGGAATGCTCTGGAAGACCTCTCCGGCAGCGACCGAGCTCGAGGAGGTCGCGGTCGAATGGGTGAGGGAGATGCTCGGTCTCCCCGAAGGGCTGTTCGGGATCATCAACGATACGGCGTCGATCAACGTTTTCCTCGCTCTGGCCGCCGCGCGGGAAAAGGGAGGAAACGAAGTCCGGAACAGCGGTGCTGGATCCTCCGGAAAACCGATGACGGTCTATTGTTCGGATCAGGCCCACTCCTCCATCGACAAAGCGGTGATCGCACTGGGACTGGGGCTGGACGGGTTGAGGCGCGTCAGCTCCGATGCGCTCTGCCGCATGGATCCGGCCGCTCTGGAGCGAGCGATCGAGGATGATCTGCGGAGCGGACGGCACCCGGTCGCCGTCGTCGCGACGACGGGGACGACATCGACCGCCGCGGTCGATCCGGTGAGGCAGCTGGGCGAGATCGCGCGGCGGCATGGAGCGTGGCTGCATATCGACGCGGCATATGGCGGTTCGGCCGCCATCGTGGATCAGTACCGGTGGATCTTCGACGGCGCAGATCTCGCGGATTCGATCAACGTCAACCCTCACAAGTGGCTCTTCGTCCCGATCGACTGCAGTATTCTCTGGGTCCGCGATCCGGAGACGCTCCGCCGCACGTTCAGTCTTGTCCCCGAGTACCTGAAGACCCGGGAAGAGGATGTCGTCAATTACATGGATTACGGGCTTCAGCTCGGCCGGCGGTTCCGTGCTCTCAAGCTCTGGCTCGTTCTCGCCCATTACGGCCGCGAGCGGATCGCCGGCCGGATCGCGGACCACATCGAGTACGCGGAACGTCTCGGGCGGGAGATCGAGCGAACCGAGGGGCTCGAGCTCGTCGTCCCGGTCTCGATGAGCGTGGTCGTGTTTCGGGTCGTCCGGCGAACCGAAGGGGGAGGCGAGGACCGGCAGTGGTCGGAAAGAGAGACGGAGGCTTTGCTCGAG contains:
- a CDS encoding acyl--CoA ligase, with translation MSRVSSIAYSFERLVAQAPQLPAIHDGERSHSRIEILEQSASVGNSLRGAGLGEGAVVAVQMRNSAALIAAYLAGFRERFVLVPVDRDAKPAELKTTIDSFGVEAIVIQPDGHVKIERVGNRGAAPVPAGTALIKLTSGSSGYPRGVATSEANLKADCESISSTMGIGSDDVNLGAIPLSHSYGFSNVVMPLFLQGTAAVLSNDYMPHSVLDLSNRGGCTVVPGIPLMFDHLSALPVGEGDFRTVRVFLSAGAPLKPATSRAFRHRFGIDIHTFYGASECGGIAYDRNGGAVEAGSVGTAMEGVELSFDREGVLEVTSPAVALGYIGASEEESSRFHDGMFRTGDYAELDADGRLRLLGRVGDLINVAGRKVNPREVERIVCELDGVRDCRVFGVEAGARGEVVAAAVVTTGSVSVRDVRRWCAARLSRHKVPRVVKLIDSIPVDERGKIRKSELLALD
- a CDS encoding amino acid decarboxylase, whose product is MIDRPLDGDLEEFRRAAHATVDWIADYLATQRDRPVLSTLPPGSVSSRVRPPTRGGRSYEELLAELREVIVPGVTHWNHPSFHAYFSITGSGAGILGELLSAAFNVNGMLWKTSPAATELEEVAVEWVREMLGLPEGLFGIINDTASINVFLALAAAREKGGNEVRNSGAGSSGKPMTVYCSDQAHSSIDKAVIALGLGLDGLRRVSSDALCRMDPAALERAIEDDLRSGRHPVAVVATTGTTSTAAVDPVRQLGEIARRHGAWLHIDAAYGGSAAIVDQYRWIFDGADLADSINVNPHKWLFVPIDCSILWVRDPETLRRTFSLVPEYLKTREEDVVNYMDYGLQLGRRFRALKLWLVLAHYGRERIAGRIADHIEYAERLGREIERTEGLELVVPVSMSVVVFRVVRRTEGGGEDRQWSERETEALLEAINASGKAYVSHTRIRDRYAIRIAIGNGATVWSDIEKLLELIRIEIGDSVAR